The following nucleotide sequence is from Glycine max cultivar Williams 82 chromosome 9, Glycine_max_v4.0, whole genome shotgun sequence.
CATAGCACACAGattgtgttgttgttggttttgtggaAGAGAAGGAGCTGCTACTATCTGAAGGGTTTGAGTTTGAGGCAGATAAACAAGATGGCTTTTTCTCTGGTGAAAGAGCTTCACTGAGGGCTCTCTTTGCCATTTGGATATCAGTTTGGAGCCTTCTTTCCCACTGGCCTCTAGGGATTTGCCTTGAGGCTGAAAACCCTTCTCCAAAGCTACCACCTTCACCGCCTGCTTGCATCTTCTTCAGCTTCTTTCTCAAATGGGTATTCCAATAGTTCTTTATGTCATTGTCTGTTCTTTGTGGAAGGTATGAAGCTATTGCAGCCCATCTGTACCAATAACCAATGTGATCCAGTTAAGCATGTGGATCCAAAAGATAGAACTTCCCAAATCAAAATACTCAAAaacagttataaaaaataaatcttcaaaacaaagtttttttcttttttataagctAAAAGATTTCATTAGTAACTTAATTGCTTGAATTGAACACAAAACTCCAAGTAAGTAGGTGCTTGGAAGATTGACTTGTACCTGTTTCCTAAAAGATCTTGAAGATGGATTATCATCTTCTCCTCTTGTTCTGTGAAGTTACCACGCTTGATTCCTGGCCTCAGGTAATTCGTCCATCTAAGTCTGCAACTCTTGCTGCATCTTGACAACCCTGAAAACAACCCCAAAATGGAAAAATCAATTCAGATCCGTGTTAAGTAAGATAAAACAATGAAACCCAAATGACCAATGTTTAGATCAAAGTGCTATTTCAATCAGAAACTTTTCTAAATAATGATCTAAGAAGCACAACAAAGAACAAGAActaatatatattgatatatatacaaaatcatCAAAGTGAGTGGAGGGCTAATTAATTAACCTGTTTTGGCAGGAACTGCCCTCCAATTTCCAGGACCATGTTCCTGAATATAAGACACCAATATGATGTCTTCTTCAGGAGTCCAAGGCCCTTTCTTGACCCCTTCTTTGTCACAACAAGGTGGTCTTCCCATGTCTCCTTCttgtctttctcttttatttcacCGCCTTTATACTTGTGGCTGTCCTTCTAATTTTCCTAGCCCCTGAAGctctcaaaggaaaaaaaatataggtcGTTTTCCTCTCTCTATCTATGTGTGTGGTGGTGATATGATGATACTATcgtgttttctttcttctctttttatttctctaaCCCTCTTTACTTGATAGGGTTGTAATGCATGTGTCCAAGCCTAACCTTTGCTGGATGCACATTTATAGCTAAAAATGAAAGGGGTAAAGGGTATGTATGGTGTGTGATGAGAAGCTGACTTAAACTAGTAAACGAGGTAGCAAGGTCAAAAGTTGACAGCAAGAGCATTAACTGAAGGAGTAGGGGCCAAAATTATTCACCTCTCTCAAAACCGCGTGACATTCAATGTAGCTGAACTGGGAAAAGCTCAATTATCTCTCTCAGCTTTAAAAGTCTATAAACCCCAGCAGATCATTAAATGTAAATATGAGATAAAGCTGACTTTTGCAAAAGCCTAATAAGCTATCGACATTATGTATGCCTTCCTTTGCCTCCTCCCCCTCCTGGTGATCTCAATGAACCACCCCTTTCCCTCTTTTACTAACTTAtctataaattaattgattgcattaatatttcaattatacCATGATAACTTTGGATAGCGACCATAACCAACTAGAGATGTACTCCTATATTACTATCTCTTTGCTTAGATAGAAAAGTGAGTTTGTACTAAGGGATTATGTTTGGCCAATCAACATTATAAGCTAGTACTACTAGATGTTAAGTTACTacgtttattattttgtttgtgaaaTTTAATGCATGTTTTGAATCATGTTGACAACCCACAAAATCGCATCAAATCGGTGAAAAACCTAGAAGCTACACAAATAGGGTGGAAATATAGGTTGGATGGAATAAGAATTTGTTTAACTTATTTAAAGAATTGATTCACCTATTATTTGTTATAGCCTTTTTTATATCTGATTTGACCTTTTTGAAAATCTGATTTCATCTAACTTATATCGGGTTTGATATGTAAGTTTGCTTAAATGTTTATTCTCTTCATTTCAAATAATAGTAgtcttttgggtttttttttttcaattcttttagctttttaagttattttttccaacaatatttctaaatatgattaagataaattaatatttgcattcaaaatatacaccaatcataaaaattaatgaaaaatagaatgtattttttattagtgaataataggatttttttttctaaacttacatcgattaaataatatttcttaaacAGTGTGTCTGATAACTGCTATATATAGGTATATTTTAgcattaaattatataggaactagtaatatttctctcttatttctttctttttgtacaaataattagaattataacatcatttaagtttttgtgctgaaaatattaaaaattgataaatttatgatGCTTAGTGAATAATTGAAGCAGAAAAATAAAGTGAAGCCCAAAAGAACAAATTGGTAATCTGAATACACGCGCTTAGTGTGACTCGAGCTCTCAGCGCGATGCATAGGCTCAGCAAGCATGGCACGCTTAGCATTAGGAAACAAGACTAATTTAAGAAAGCAGACTAATTCAAGAAAGTGAAAGCGCGCTTAGTACGAGACACGCGTTGAGCGTGAATACCATCATACTTGCTAAACGTACAAGCGCGCTTAACGCGAAGGTTACATGAAAACTAAGTTGAtctgcacctataaaagaaatagaacaaaaaaaattaacacaaaattcaagagaatacaattttttatagaaGGTAAAGGTTAGAAGAAAGAGAAGCAAGCATTAGAGGTCCTTCCTCCCCTTCATTTCCTTCCTCAATTTCCCTCTTTACTAAACATTCCCCTCTTACAATTATAAAACCTCCTATGACAATGAGTAGTTAAACTCCTctttgttgggaacttgacAGCCAATTACTTTTGATGTAattctcttcctatctatttaatattattatcttttacattattctttcttgtgcttaatattattgtttatggcttgatcacccatttgcatgataaattttaagagTAGCGTTGAGAAACGTTATTCTCTAGTAGAATTGGGAAAttgtatctaaataaagtcatcactagggataAGTTGATTTTGATTAGCCTGTTACacatctctattcttaatgcaatttactattttatctctgcaaaaggattttggagaaaaaatagataaattaggctctttcacTCGATGGATCTTGGTTAGAGTATATAAGTAGATGCAAATATAtattggaataattataaatagagaaaattcattaatattGCATAAAAGAGTAACTCTGATAGACTAAGTTCTCAATATTCTCATCTTCTAAGTTTAACTTCTATAATATTGgtttttctcatcttttctgtttttaattaattaatttaaattcatgcTTAATTTCTtgtcttgtttattttaatttaattttttgtcaatttaatttactatttttttcacaattttttcaaatcaatttatttattgcctgaaaattatatattcacctacctaagtataaataaaatttatatgaattagACATTCGgacttccattttatttttactacttGGGATAATTTGATGAACTTGCCAATAGTCTAATAGTGTCATACCAATAATAtagtaataaaatgaaattaatgtgtCATAATCTTAGGGGACTATTATTTTGGAATGCAAGAAATAGGTagtcatattaattttttaaaaatagatgacttattttgaattatgttaaTGGACTAATAGTTAAAGGGAAAAAactatttgtaaaataaactaaaaactatgaattaaaattattgctACTCAAAACATGGGATAAGGGAA
It contains:
- the LOC780543 gene encoding myb-related protein 306 is translated as MGRPPCCDKEGVKKGPWTPEEDIILVSYIQEHGPGNWRAVPAKTGLSRCSKSCRLRWTNYLRPGIKRGNFTEQEEKMIIHLQDLLGNRWAAIASYLPQRTDNDIKNYWNTHLRKKLKKMQAGGEGGSFGEGFSASRQIPRGQWERRLQTDIQMAKRALSEALSPEKKPSCLSASNSNPSDSSSSFSSTKPTTTQSVCYASSADNIARMLKGWMKNPPKSSRTNSSMTQNSFNNLAGADTACSSGAKGPLSSAELSENNFESLFDFDQSLESSNSDQFSQSLSPEATVLQDESKPDINIAAEIMPFSLLEKWLLDEAGCQEKLVGCCGDAKFF